One Kiritimatiellia bacterium genomic window carries:
- a CDS encoding ATP synthase subunit I → FIGRSAGGPPERLFQSPAEDKGAMIFYREILAGVAIGLALGAVNFYLMRLFVRMALKNPGRARGVSLIIAGYVLRYLLIGAAVFGLVKLNEHRIALIGLAALASLTVLLAFRQRGRAKTAAGVSGETGRRNESGGKSQITDA, encoded by the coding sequence TTTTTATTGGCCGGAGCGCTGGCGGCCCTCCTGAACGTTTATTTCAGAGTCCGGCAGAGGACAAAGGAGCGATGATTTTTTACCGTGAAATCCTGGCGGGCGTTGCAATCGGCCTGGCGCTCGGGGCGGTTAATTTTTATCTGATGCGCCTTTTTGTGCGCATGGCCCTGAAGAATCCGGGCCGCGCCCGCGGCGTGTCTCTGATTATCGCGGGTTATGTCCTGCGTTATCTGTTAATCGGCGCGGCGGTGTTCGGGCTGGTGAAATTAAACGAACATAGAATCGCGCTGATTGGTCTGGCGGCGCTGGCTTCCCTGACGGTTCTTCTGGCGTTCCGGCAGAGAGGCCGCGCGAAAACCGCGGCCGGCGTTTCCGGAGAAACGGGCCGCCGCAATGAATCCGGCGGTAAAAGCCAAATTACGGACGCATGA